The nucleotide window ACTTCAAAGCCTCCCACCTATCCTACACATGCTATTCCAAAATTCAATATCAAGCTGTAGTAAAGGTGCCGGGGTCTTTCCGTCTTTCCGCGGGTAAACGGTATCTTCACCGCTGCTTCAATTTCGCCGAGCTCTTCCAGGAGACAGCGCCCAAATCGTTACACCATTCGTGCAGGTCGGAACTTACCCGACAAGGAATTTCGCTACCTTAGGACCGTTATAGTTACGGCCGCCGTTTACCGGGGCTTCGGTTCAGAGCTTCGCCTTGCGGCTAACCCCTCCCCTTAACCTTCCGGCACCGGGCAGGTGTCAGACCCTATACATCGCCTCATCGGCTTGGCAGAGTCCTGTGTTTTTAGTAAACAGTCGCTTGGGCCTCTTCACTGCGGCCCCCTCCGCTCCACCCGCGAGGGGTTTCACTTCAGGGGCATCCCTTATTCCGAAGTTACGGGATAATTTTGCCGAGTTCCTTCCCGAGGAATCACTCGAGCACCTTAGGATACTCACCCCACCTACCTGTGTCGGTTTACGGTACGGTCACCCTACAGATTCACATAGAGGGTTTTCTTGGCAGCATGATTAGGGCCAGTTTATGTCCTAATGGACTCCCCATAACCTCTCAGGCTGCGGATTAAACCGCGGCTGTCCGGATTTACCTAGACAACCACCCTACTGGCTTAGACCGGCACTTCCAATCGCCGGCTGGCCTTTCACTTCTGCGTCACCCCATAGCTCAAACACCTGCAAAGTGGTACAGGAATATTAACCTGTTTCCCATCGCCTACGCCTTTTGGCCTCGGCTAAGGGGCCGACTAACCCTGAGCGGATTAACCTTCCTCAGGAAACCTTAGGTTTACGGTGAACGGGTTTCTCACCCGTTTTATCGCTACTCGTGCCGGCATTCTCACTTCTGGTTCGTCCACCGGTTCTTATCGAACCGACTTCAGCCTACGCCAGAACGCTCCCCTACCAATCCAGATCCCCCGCAGGGTATCTAGAGTCCACAGTTTCGGCACCAGGCTTGAGCCCCGCAAATTATCGGCGCGGAATCACTTGACTAGTGAGCAGTTACGCACTCTTTAAATGATGGCTGCTTCTAAGCCAACATCCTAGCTGTTTAGGCAATTCCACATCCTTTGATACACTTAGCCTGGATTTTGGGGCCTTAACTGATGATCTGGGTTGTTTCCCTCTCGGCCACGGAGCTTATCCCTCGTGGCCTCACTCCCGCGATACATGTGAGCGGCATTCGGAGTTTGACTGGGGTCGGTAACCTGGTGGGGCCCCTAACCCAATCAGTGCTCTACCTCCGCCACAAATTTACGCGAGGCTGCCCCTAAAGACATTTCGGGGAGAACCAGCTATCTCCGAGTTTGATTGGTCTTTCGCCCCTACCCACAGCTCATCCCCTAACTTTTCAACGTTAGTGGGTTCGGACCTCCACGCGTTTTTACACGCGCTTCATCCTGGCCATGGGTAGATCACTCGGCTTCGGGTCTACTAAATACGACTCAACGCCCTATTAGGACTCGCTTTCGCTTCGGCTCCGTGTCTTAGACACTTAACCTTGCCGCACTCAGTAACTCGCCGGCTCATTATGCAAAAGGCACGCCGTCAGCATTCCCGGATCCGAAGATCCAGTTCAGCCTCCGACAGCTTGTAGGCAGATGGTTTCAGGTACTTTTCACTCCCCGCCAGGGGTGCTTTTCACCTTTCCCTCACGGTACTGGTTCACTATCGGTCGTCAGAGAGTATTTAGCCTTGGGAGGTGGTCCTCCCAGATTCACACAGGGTTCCACGTGTCCCGTGCTACTCGAGAACTAATTAAGGAGCTACTTTTCTTTCACCTACAGGCCTATCACCTTCTTTGGGAGACCTTTCCAGGTCTTTCGATTAGAAAAGTAGTTTATAACTCCTTGTCGGATCCGCGTCCCCAACACAACTAGTCTCACAACCCCGCCGGCACAACGCACACGGGCTTTAACATGACGACGGTTTAGGCTCTTTCCCTTTCGCTCGCCGCTACTCAGGAAATCGAGATTTCTTTCTCTTCCTGGAGGTACTTAGATGTTTCAGTTCCCTCCGTTCGCCTCACCCAAACTATATATTCATCTGGGTGATGACGGGGTATGACCCCCGCCGGGTTGCCCCATTCGGAAATCTCCGGGTCAAAGCTTGTTTGCAGCTATCCGGAGCTTTTCGCAGCTTGCCACGTCCTTCATCGCCTTCTGACGCCAAGGCATCCTCCATCTGCCCTTAGTAGCTTGACCGAACTCCTAGATGCATGATATGGTCTTTGACCAAGCACACAGACCCAATAACATTGAATCTGTGACGCTCAGCAAAACCTCAGAGCAACTTAAGACAGATTGCAGTTGTCAAAGAACAAATATTGCTGCTTTTTTCGGGTTTCAGGCTGAAACCCAACAGCTAAATCCGAAAGAAAACCCACCACCCTCACAAGGTCATGATATTAATCTGTGGAGATAACCGGGCTCGAACCGGTAACCTCCGCCGTGCAAGGGCGGCGCTCTCCCAGTTGAGCTATATCCCCCTCAGATTACTAAATCATCTCGAGGCGGTGGGCCTAGGTAGAGTTGAACTACCGACCTCACGCTTATCAGGCGTGCGCTCTAACCAACTGAGCTATAGGCCCAATCATGCATCGGAAGAAAAGCATTACTGCTTTCCTTCGTCAACACCTGAGAAACGAAGGTCGAAAACAGAAGGGAAGGCGGCGATCCGACATCGGAACGACCTGAGAGTTGCCCCTTGGTTCCCTCTCAGAGGGACCTCGGATGCTAACACTCCCTAGAAAGGAGGTGATCCAGCCGCACCTTCCGGTACGGCTACCTTGTTACGACTTAGCCCCAATCACGAGTCTTACCTTCGGCACTTTCCTCCCTTACGGGTTGGGTAAGTGACTTCGGGTACTACCCACTTTCGTGGCTTGACGGGCGGTGTGTACAAGGCCCGGGAACATATTCACCGCTGCCTGCTGATCAGCGATTACTAGCGATTCCGGCTTCATGCAGTCGAGTTGCAGACTGCAATCCGAACTGGGGCCGGCTTTTTGGGATTGGCTCCACCTCGCGGCATTGCAACCCATTGTACCGGCCATTGTAGCACGTGTGTAGCCCGGGGCATAAGGACCATGAGGACTTGACGTCATCCCCGCCTTCCTCCGCCTTATCGGCGGCAGTCCCCTTAGAGTGCCCAGCTTTACCTGATGGCAACTAAGAGCGAGGGTTGCGCTCGTTGCGGGACTTAACCCAACATCTCACGACACGAGCTGACGACAGCCATGCAGCACCTGTGCACAGACCCCGAAGGGAAGAAATATTTCTAAATCTGTCCTGTACATGTCAAACCCCGGTAAGGTTCTTCGCGTTGCATCGAATTAAACCACATGCTCCACCGCTTGTGCGGGCCCCCGTCAATTCCTTTGAGTTTCAACCTTGCGATCGTACTCCCCAGGCGGAACACTTAATGCGTTAGCTGCGGCACAGGAGGGGTCGATGCCTCCCACACCTAGTGTTCACCGTTTACGGCTAGGACTACCAGGGTATCTAATCCTGTTTGCTCCCCTAGCTTTCGCGCCTCAGCGTCAGGAGCAGGCCAGAAACGCGCCTTCGCCACTGGTGTTCCTCCCGATATCAGTGCATTTCACCGCTACACCGGGAATTCCCGTTTCCTCTCCTGCCCTCAAGTCCGGCAGTTTGAAGCGCAGTTCCCTGGTTGAGCCAGGGGCTTTCACACCTCACTTGCCGAGCCGCCTACGCGCCCTTTACGCCCAGTGATTCCGAACAACGTTTGCTCCCCCCGTGTTACCGCGGCTGCTGGCACGGAGTTGGCCGGAGCTTCTTCTGCAGGTACCGTCAAACACTGGGGGTGTTAACCCCGGTGCATTTCTTCCCTACTGAAAGGGGTTTACAATCTAAAGATCTTCATCCCCCACGCGGCGTCGCTCGGTCAGGGTTGCCCCCATTGCCGAAGCCTCTCGACTGCTGCCTCCCGTAGGAGTCTGGGCCGTATCTCAGTCCCAGTGTGGCTGACCATCCTCTCAGACCAGCTACCCATCGTCGCCTTGGTAGGCCGTTACCCTGCCAACAAGCTAATGGGACGCGGGACCACCCTCAAGTGACAGCTTACAAGTAGAGGCCATCTTTGATGACTCGACCATGCGATCAAATCATATCATTCGGTATTAGCCCTCCGTTAGGAGGGTTATCCCCAACTCAAGGACAGGTTTCCCACGCGTTACTCACCCGTTCGCCGCTTTCCACAGACCCGAAGGTCCGCTTCACGCACGACTTGCATGCCTAATCCACGCCGCCAACGTTCGTTCTGAGCCAGGATCAAACTCTCCATGGCTATTAAACTCGACGATGCAACAACAACCCCTAAAAGAGGTCATCGTGCATCAAAGACTCAATTAGGTTTCAGGGCTCGAGTTACTCTCCCCAAAACCCACCGAGTCGGGCTCGCACGCCTTACCCTTCTGTTTTCAAAGAACAAAAATCGCGCAACACTGCGCGTCCTGCAAAATTTTATAAAAGACAATCCTCCCCGTCAACTTCCCTGCCGGAACGGGCAGATGAAGTTCCCGTGAGGCGTTGCTAACACTATGCAAACCCCGGATAAGAGTCAACACACTTTCTTCGACAAAAAGCAAAAAATCTTTAGCTTCACTTATTCTATTGAATAACAACAAGTTAGAATCAAAAATTCCTCGCTGATTGACCCTCAGCTCCTCTCATGGTTTGCTCTTTTCTATGAAAGCCTTCCTGATTTCAGCTGTGGCGACCCCTCTTCTCTTGGGGGCCATCCTCTTTGGATTATTCCAATGGGCGGGGGATGATCTCCCACGCCCCCAATCGTTCCGAGAAGTTGAGGCCAGTCTCAAAAGTCGGGTTTTGGATACCCATGGCCAATTAATTCGGGAATTTTACATCGAGGATCGCTCGCCGATTGCCCTTCCCCATGTTCCGAAGCCATTCCTTGATGCGATCATCGCGACGGAGGACCGCCAATTCAGCCGGCACTGGGGAATCGATCTTATCGGCATCCTTCGAGCCTTCAAGGCCGATGTCATGTCCGGCAGTTTCACACAGGGAGCCTCAACCCTGACACAGCAGTTGGCCCGCAATGTCTTTCTGACACATCAACGCACCGTACTCCGCAAGCTCCGCGAGGCTGTTCTGGCCATCCGCTTAGAAAGGGCTTTCGGCAAAGATGAAATCCTTGAGTTATATATTAACCAAGTCTATTTCGGCGAGGGCGCCCACGGAATTGAGGCGGCGGCCTATCGATTCTTTGGGATATCAGCAGCTGATCTCAACATTCCACAAAGCGCCCTCCTGGCGGGGATTCTCGCCGGCCCAAACGCCTTCTCACCTTTTCGCCATCCCGAAAAAGCCTTATCACGGCGCAATATAGTTCTTCGCCGGATGAGAAATATGGGTTCTCTTTCTGAAGAGAATTATCTGGTATATCGGGAGGAGCCCCTCGGATTGAACCCACCCGACCGGATCTCCCCCCTCGCACCCTATGCTACGGAGATGGTCCGCCAATATGTCATTCAGAATTACGGGCCGGAAGCCCTTTTTAGAGAGGGTTTAACAATTTGGACCACGATAGATCTTGATCTTCAGGCCGAAGCCGAAAAGAACGCGATTGAGCACATCGATTGGGTGCGAAAGACATATGGAAAACCCCAGCCTTTTACAAAAACTGGAGAGGATACCATCGGACTCGGTCCTCTTCAAGTTGCACTGGTGGCCATCGAGCCGCAGACCGGAAGCATACGAGCCCTGATCGGCGGGCGTGATTTCGCCGCCAGCCCCTTTAACCGGGCTATTCAGGGGATGGGATTCCAGCCCGGCTCCTCATTCAAACCCTTTGTTTTTGCCGCGGCGATGGAA belongs to Candidatus Eisenbacteria bacterium and includes:
- a CDS encoding PBP1A family penicillin-binding protein, giving the protein MKAFLISAVATPLLLGAILFGLFQWAGDDLPRPQSFREVEASLKSRVLDTHGQLIREFYIEDRSPIALPHVPKPFLDAIIATEDRQFSRHWGIDLIGILRAFKADVMSGSFTQGASTLTQQLARNVFLTHQRTVLRKLREAVLAIRLERAFGKDEILELYINQVYFGEGAHGIEAAAYRFFGISAADLNIPQSALLAGILAGPNAFSPFRHPEKALSRRNIVLRRMRNMGSLSEENYLVYREEPLGLNPPDRISPLAPYATEMVRQYVIQNYGPEALFREGLTIWTTIDLDLQAEAEKNAIEHIDWVRKTYGKPQPFTKTGEDTIGLGPLQVALVAIEPQTGSIRALIGGRDFAASPFNRAIQGMGFQPGSSFKPFVFAAAMERGWHPNDFIVDAPVEYEIPGASGSERYYSPKNFSETFAGPVVLRYALAKSINVVAVRLLEEIGADNVIEMAHRLGIRSRLNPFLSLALGSCVVTPMELTNAYATLANQGIRTEPYIIEKIEDRYGATLEDHEPKSESVLDARIAFITTHMMQSVLDFGTGQMARQYGFNAPAAGKTGTTDDYTDAWFVGFTPYMALGVWVGYDRKIAIGHKVTGAVAALPIWARTMSFVADRKGPTPFAPPRGVCIVRTCIDSGQLAGPNCPQPVEDCYLTGMEPVEICDLHGPQGVAESQNAPQTFREQDRWKLHRDPW